CGACTTCCAGCCAACTGAGAGTCTGGTTCTGGCGACCCGCTACGAAGTGGCCCTCGTGTCGTTGGTACTGAGCTGAGGCCTCGGGGAGGGGGACTCCCTTCCAGAAGTGTGTGAGGCAGGAAGCCGAACGCAAGCCCCCAGGGACGGGTTCACGGCGGCTTCTGGAAGGGAGTCCCCCTCCCCGAGGCCGTGCTACGAAGCTCTCCCATGGCCCCGGCATGACCAAGCCCAGCCCGACAAGACCTCGAACAACAGTTGACAGCATCTCAATTGGTTAATAATAATCATTCTCATTAAAGAGAGCTATTGCAGGATGCCCCCATGACCGCTCTGACATCACTGAAACGTTTTCATGCCCCCTGGCCCGGCCCGCTCGGTGCCTGTGCCGCCATGCTGGGAGACCGCGTGCTGCGCCTGCGCGAGGCGCCCGAGGCCTTGTTCCGGGCGCTGGCCCGCTTTCCGGCGCTGGAGGTGACCACGCGCTCTGACGCCGTCAGCCTGTGCCAGCGAGGCAGGCTGGTGCCTGCAGAGAGCAGCCACGACGGACTGCTTACCGTGCAGGGTTCGCACCTGTATCTGCAGGCCCGCAATGACCAGTGGGCTCTGGTGCTGGCGATACTTGCGCCGGTGGCCGGGCTGGCGAGTCGCAGCGTGCTGTTCTTTGATCGGCACGGGCAGTTGCAACTGAAGGTGCAGGTGCCGGAGGGCACGCCCGGGATGGATTTCGAGGAGCTGGTCTGCGCCTTTCTGCATCCGGATCAGCACCCGCTGCCGGTACCGCAGCCCCTGCCCCTGCACAGTTATGCCGCCTGCGTTGATCTGGCCGCACTGGAGCAGGCCTGGTCGGTGCCGGCGACGCCGGGTGATTTTGAGGCGTTGCTGGCGGCGCACGGGATCAGCCGCCTTGGGGCGTACTGCCGCGTGCGTGACAAGTTTGCCCGGGCGGTGAAGCTGGACAGTTTGCCAGCGCTGCTGTCGCTGGCAGCGGCGCGTCGGGCGCCGGTGTCGTTGCGGGTGTTCAGTGGCGGTTGCCGTCAGTGGCATCAGGGCGTGTTGCCCTTGCCAGCGTGGCAGGGAACGGCGTTGCGGCTGTGTCAGGATGACCTGGAACTGCGGCTGGAGACGGCGCAGATCGCTTCGGCCTGGCGGGTGCGACGCCCGTCAGGGCGGCAGATCGTGACCACGGTGGAGCTGTTCGATCACCGTGACGAGCGGGTGCTGGTGCTGCGCAGTGGCTGCGGGCAGGGAGAGTTGCCCAGTTGGCGGGCGTTGCTGGCGGATTGCCTGTTGCCCCCGGACTGAGCGCTGTCGCGCTGACGGCGGTGCGGGTCAGAACAGGGCGTCGATGCGGGCGATCACGTGGATGATGCGCTCGCGCTGCGGGGCGTCTTTCAGGGCCTCTTCGGCCATCGGGGCCACATCGCATTGCCCGGGTAACGGGTGATCCCCTTCCAGCAGGGCGCGAAAGCGCGCCAGAAACACCCATTGCAGCCAGGCGTTGAAGTCCATGCGATCGGCGCTGAACGGCACGGTGCTGAGGAAGGCTTCCGGTGGCGGTGGGGTGGCTTCCCAGAGACCGGCTTCGCGCAGGGTCTGCTCCAGTTCGGCCAGCAGGGCATACAGGTCGGTTCGCAGGGTGTCAGGCATCGAGCAGGGCCACCAGGTCGCTGAGTTCGTGCAGATTGTGGATGTGGTGGGGGTGGTCGGGCAAATCCAGGGGCCATTTCTGGTCCAGCAGGTTGGCCCAGACGGCATTGAAGCCGTGGCGGCGGGCGGCGTCCACGTCCTCCAGGGGATGGTCTCCCACATGCACGGCTTCGTTGGCGCGGACCCGCGCGGAGCGCAGGGCGGCATCGAACATGTCGCGTTCCGGTTTGCGTCGGCCGACGCTCTCGGAAGAATGCTGGAAGGCGAACAGGTCGCCAATGCCGATCCGTTTCAGGTCGGCATTGCCGTTGGTCAGTGCGCCCAGAACGTATGAGTCGGCCAGTGTTTCCAGCACTTCCAGTGCGCCGGGAAAGAACACCACTTCGTTGCGGGCTTCGTGGAAGACGTCGAAGGCCTGGGCCGCCAGGCGGCCGGATTCTTCGGCGCAGTAGCCGGCACTGCGAAAGCCTGCCGCCAGGGCGTCGCGACGCAGGGCCGTGAGGTTGTGCAGATAGCCGGGTTTCTCGCGGAGCAGCTGTTCGCGGATGTCGCGTACCCGGGCGACCGTCATGGCGGCGGCGGCATCGGGATAACGTTCGCTGATCC
This genomic interval from Isoalcanivorax indicus contains the following:
- a CDS encoding ChuX/HutX family heme-like substrate-binding protein; this encodes MTALTSLKRFHAPWPGPLGACAAMLGDRVLRLREAPEALFRALARFPALEVTTRSDAVSLCQRGRLVPAESSHDGLLTVQGSHLYLQARNDQWALVLAILAPVAGLASRSVLFFDRHGQLQLKVQVPEGTPGMDFEELVCAFLHPDQHPLPVPQPLPLHSYAACVDLAALEQAWSVPATPGDFEALLAAHGISRLGAYCRVRDKFARAVKLDSLPALLSLAAARRAPVSLRVFSGGCRQWHQGVLPLPAWQGTALRLCQDDLELRLETAQIASAWRVRRPSGRQIVTTVELFDHRDERVLVLRSGCGQGELPSWRALLADCLLPPD
- a CDS encoding YqcC family protein — encoded protein: MPDTLRTDLYALLAELEQTLREAGLWEATPPPPEAFLSTVPFSADRMDFNAWLQWVFLARFRALLEGDHPLPGQCDVAPMAEEALKDAPQRERIIHVIARIDALF
- a CDS encoding HAD family hydrolase, which produces MSRLKLITFDLDNTLWPVDEVIRRAERQCRDWISERYPDAAAAMTVARVRDIREQLLREKPGYLHNLTALRRDALAAGFRSAGYCAEESGRLAAQAFDVFHEARNEVVFFPGALEVLETLADSYVLGALTNGNADLKRIGIGDLFAFQHSSESVGRRKPERDMFDAALRSARVRANEAVHVGDHPLEDVDAARRHGFNAVWANLLDQKWPLDLPDHPHHIHNLHELSDLVALLDA